The genomic region TTGACCCGTTACTTTTTCCATACACTATATATTtggacacacacacgcacacgcacacgcacacgcacatgcacaggcacacacgcacacgcacgcacgcacgcacgcacgtcaATACTCAACAGGTGAAATATTACCGTCTTACTCAACGAGCATATTTACTATCAACACGTGAAATATTATTGTCTTACTCAACATGACCATAGAACAGGTATCCCTAGATTTGTTTCCAAAAGTCACTTATTAAATGATAATTGTGATTCTATATTGCATATAAAAATCATGTTAATCAAAGTAATTTATGGTCAAAGTGTGTACCCATTTGACCTCCTCACGCGACGGCCCAGACTATTAGAGTTTCTTCGCCTGCCATTTGTGCCGCTGGCGATCCGCCTCATCtctggtggccttagggccatggaggcgtggtGGACCTTGGACCTTACCAGTAGGAGGGTTCCTGTTCCTTTTTTTGGTGTTTTTTTGAGATCGATAAGGATTTGTGTTGCGGCTGCTTGAAGATGGTATAAGGTCCTCCCCACCTAGCCCGCATTACCgacggtgcgtctagcatcgtcgtaGGGCATGCGAAGGTATGCCTCTTAAGGATGACATGGAATTGAGTCGGTGTTGTAGTTAGTGAATCTCCGTGCATCCAGACTTCGTTCGTGTGTCTataggttggatccttctgatctacactTCTCTTCATCAATGGCGATTggtgttctggtgcgctggtcctgtgGGGCCTTACTATGACAACTTCTCGACTATCTACTACAATATTGCCTGGCTTCAGCGAGAAAGGGGCGATGACGGCAGCGTGCCTTTAGCTCGCTCCAATGGTTGTATACGTCCGTAGGGGTCTATGGACCTAGATGTAATTTTGTTGTTTCTGTTGTTCGTTATACTGCCATGAAAGATGATGGATAAATTGAAAGCTTTCCAGCAAAACAAGTGTTGTCAAGTTAACAAAATCTGGTACACCCAGAGAGTATGAACAATTAAATTATTATTTCTTTGGCTAAGCACAAACATAAATTTCTGGTCTTTGGGGAGATATTGTGAATTGTTTATTAGCAAGTGAGACCCCATCTGATTTTAAGAAAGGTACTGCTGCAAGATTCTTACTACCCTAGAAACGGTATGAGGTGTCAATCCTTGACATCACTATCAGTACCACTGCCACACATAGTTGATGCTCTAAGCCGGATATAAATCTCTTATCACTTTTGACGCATTAGCTCCGCTCAAGAATCCTTGAAGACCCGATTTGAGCTGTATGTATTGTTGTATACTCCCTCCCTTACAGCAACTCCCATATCTCACATCATCAATTTGACTAACGTAATGAAGAATATATAATAGAAGTCATATGCTAGAAATTTCTTGTGAATACAAATTCAACGATATACTTTTGAAGCATATAGCACATATTTTGTTTATGATTGCCTAAAGTAGAAATGCGTGCATACCTTATTATAAACCAAAAGAGAAAGAGTAACTTGCAGGTCGAGGAGACGTCCTAATCACATAAGCAGGGATAATGTTTGACCTGTTGTATTTGTTCGGCATGCGTGTAGAGGACACCTGCGATGTTAAATCCACATCGATGCTCCTTCCAGCTATATGCCATGCTGTGGAAATAAAGACGTGCACGTAAGTTAGTTGGCCAGTTACTTTTGCATGCGCTGTATATCTGGACAAAGAACAGCTACATTAGTGTCTTGCTCAACCTGACAATCATAGTTAACCTTTCTTGCTACAAATAGCGTCATTGATATTGACTGCTCTAGCACGTAGAAAGCTACTTAGGAATTCTATATCGGTTGCTTTGAACTGGTATACACCAGGAAATAAGATGGTGTGGCTCAGATATTTTAGTAGAGAAGTCACAGATGTTCTAAGAGGAGTAAATTGCAGACACATCGCATGCACATATGGACTTATACACATTTGAATATTTCCATAGACAATCATGTACTCAAATCCGTAAATATGTACAACTGCATCAAGGACCGGCAAATCTCGTGACCCAAAtccataagggcatctccagccattGGCACCCCCAGGAGGCGTTTTTTTCACCGCTTGGGGGGCTGCCGGCGAGATTTTAAGCCTGGGGCTGAAATTTCTTTCAGTCGTTTGGCCCCCCAGGCAGCAACGAGCCGTCGGAGCAGCGCCAAGCGCGGGAACTGCGCGAGATGCGATCACCGGCCGGCCGTTTCCGGCCACGGCTGGTCGCGGGGGTTTGTTCGCTGGAACGCCCGCAGTGCGGCGCGTCCAGCAGTGGTCGTTGCAGCCGCCGACGTGGGGTGTAGCGACGGCAGCGACGGGCAGAGCGGCGGCCGTGTTGCGGGTAGCTAGCGACCCAACGGAGCAACGAGGCAGCGTTAGTAGAGCACCCGGAGCACGACGGGCAGCTGTGCATGGCGGGATGAGCTCGGCATCAAGCAGagcatcggccatggcggacggcagcgCTCGGTGCTCCCGGGGACGACGGTTACGGCACGAAATCAAGCGAGAggggtggtcagcgagctcgggaaGGCGGCCATGAGGAAGAGCACCGACACCCAGTGCCCCCGCCGCGGCCAGCGACGCTAGGAGGAGCGGCCGACTCACCGGAACGTGCGCCCAAGCCGGACGGGGCGAGCAGGCAGGGAGCAAGGCGGGCGCGGAGGAAGCCGCGGGAGGTGGAGCCGGCGCGAGCCAACCAGCCGGCATGCGGGAGGCTGGCCGGGCAAGGCGGCGAGCGGAAGGGGCCGGACTCGGCGCCACTGCTGGAGCCGGACAGGGCGATGGTGAGGTACAGCGCCGACACGCGCACCACGGTGTCCCGCGAGGTCTCGGACGAGCGGAGACGTGGCGTCCTCCCCGCGAGCTCCGTCGCGCGCCCCGtccttcctcctccgccatggCCGTCGGGGGCACGAAGACATCGACGCcaccctcctcctcgtccggctctTCGTCGTCGGCGGGTGCTTCTTGGGCGGGGGCAGGAACTCCCGTGGCCGCGCGCGCCCGTGGCCGCCCCGGCCATGCCTGCTCCGGCCTCGCCCGTCCCGGCCTTGCCTGCTCCGGCCTCGCCCATACCGGCCTTGCCTGCTCCGGCCACGGCCCCGCCTCGCCAGCTCCGGCCAGCGCCTGCCTCGGCCAGTGCCCGCCCCGGCCGCGCACGGCGAGCTCCTGCCTCGCCCGCCCGTAGTACATGGAGAGTAGAACCGGGGAGAGAGGGAGTGTGGGCGTGGAGAGGAGAGAGGGAGTGTGCTGCATGTGGGTGGGCCTGGAGAagagaaagggggagagagagaggctggcAAGTGGGGCAGCGCCTGCAAAAAGCTAATGCCGGCGTCCCCAGCTGCCCCCTGGTGGGCTGGGTGCGGGGTGAGCGTGCCGGCGCTAACTTTTGCTAAATCCGGCGCAAAACGACGTATTGGGGCCCTGACTGGGGCGTTTTTTACTCGTCGGCGTTCAAAAAAGCGCCTGGGGGGGCTTCTTGGGGGCCTTAGTGGAGATGCCCTAAGGAGCATAACGCCGCCTCCTGGCCCATCATTTCCGACGGAGGGCCCGCCGCCGCTATGAGTGGAACCACTGTTCCGGGGCCCTTGTGTCGTACTCCCCCCgtttctttatataaggtgtatttgttttttttaAGTCAAATGAGTGCATGTTTGACTGAGTTTCTAGAAAAATATATCGATATTCATAATACGAAATTTATATAATTTGAACTATCATTAAAAGTAGTTTCgcttttattctataatcttggtcaaactttCAAATGGTTGACTTACACGGaaatcaatacaccttatattctggaatggagggagtagatcacACCACATCCATGCCTGGCGTCCCCATGTTGTCACCGCAGCGCCGCCAGGTACAGCCCCTCCAGGAAACCACGTCATGCCCATAGGACGCGAGATTCCCGCCACCCCTTTCACCGGCGGCACATGGGCTTACCTGACGGTCACCTCTAGGGACATCAAGCAAAGAGGAGATAATGGAGGAGTGGGGCTAGGGGTAGTGCCCACGGTCGTCCTAGAGGCAACGCTTATGTTGCATTATATCTATGCATCTGTTATATATGCTTATTTTTTTCAACTTGATAAAACAGTAAATGGATGCCCCATGTGAGACCAGTGGTTCAGTGAGATGCCAAGGGGATAAGAAGTTCTTCATAGATCTGTTGAGTGACTTCCTCACTAGGACAGTATATTTAAGTTGAACATGTTCTGATTAAGTTTCATATGCGATTTATACGGTTGTGCCCAAAATTGTCTAACTAGCTCGTTTTTTTTATTTCAATTTGCTTAGGTCATCCCTTGCCGGGCAAGGCGTGACTTCTTAGAGAAGTTTTGAGTTTCAGTAGATGCCACCATCACATTCCAGTGCACCCTCATAAAGATATTGACGACCCAACAATTCAATTGTCTTGTCATCAACGAGGCAAGCCGCACCTATTTTGGTTGCCCTGGTTGGAAAGCCTTTGCAACTGCTTGCGAGCTGGAAGCTGAGGAGAGAGCCATGTTCTACCTCGACTATGATCGTGACAAGATAATGGTCTACTATAGGCCTGCTGGCAGCGACGATGGTTCACTTACTCCGTACTATGACCTTGACTTCGTTTGCCGAAAAGTCTAGTTAGCTAGTTGTCATGCATGGAAGATCTCATGTAATTATTACCTCTATTTATTTAAACTTGTACATTCATGTGTTACTTTGCCTACTTTGTTGAACTATATCAATAAGTGCATTGTTGAACTTAAATGTTGTTATTCGGTCTATTTAAAGTTAATTTATTTACTGTTCTTAAACAGGATTATACTGTCATTTTGGTTGCGATCGCCGTTGTACAGCCTTTATTTCAAATCTGAAAATATCAAATTACTGGCATCACAACAACATGAAATGTCACTACTGATGAATATTACTGTTGGCGTTGGCCACGTGGCATGCCATTACCGTCCAATATAGTGCTCATGTAAGCTCCAACGCCACCACTATTTTTTAACAATGGCACCATATTATTGGCGTCGGGTGCCCACGCCAGCAAGGCTGTTTTTGGCACGCCATAGATAGTCTTTTTTGCACTTCCATCAAGATGTGTCATCTCCCACTGTCATCCtttagtaatttttttttaataaaatagagtacttgaacatttttttaataatcTATTTGAACAAGAATATATAATAGACTTGttgaaaaaaaatcacattttcCAAAACAAAAGTGTTCATGTATCGCATAAACAATAATGTATTTTTTCCACCAAaaaagaaataaatttgaattgatAAAGTAGTAATAAAAATAAgatgaaaagaaataaaaaacgaGATTTAAAATAAAAAATTCCCATCTGAAGCAAAAGAAATAGTGAGTAAAGTGaaataagaaataaaaaataaaaaataaacccaTAATTGTAATAAAAAGGAAGGTAAAATAATgtttaaaaagaaaaggaaacaacaaaaagAGCAAAGAAAGTGGACAGAGTTACCTGAGGCTTGCCATGTGGGTATTCTTACCCAAATCTCTAGATGGCCCAACTCGTCAAGAGGCTACTGCACTTCGACCTCTTATTTTACTTCTCCCCCAAAAAAAAAACTGAAGTGCACCTTTTACCACCAGAGCTTCAGTTCTGGCCATctcaaaagaaaaagtaaaaaaaaaagggTCTCAGTTCTTATGCATGATGTGCTCAACTACCAACACACATTTCCTTCCGTGAAGAGTCAACTAATATAGCCTTAAGGCATTGGTAGTAAGTCGTAACTATGGAAAATAAAGAGGGCAAATATTTCTGAACGATTTTGATTGCATAATCAACTCATCCAAGCACTGTAACTGCACACGAGCTCCAAAGCAAGAAACTTTCAGAAGCCTCAAATCATCTATACACACCAACCATGAAAGCCTCCAAACCTCACATGCACCCTGGGGCAACTCTACTACTCCAGCGCTTGCACCCACACAAAGCTACAGCTTCCCTCCAGAGACCAGACCCCAAACAACGCGAAAAACAAGGGGAGGGTACGCGAAAACTAGGTGCGGAGCGCCATGAACAGGTTCTGCCTTCTCGCGTGCTCCGGAACCAGGCGCTCGACGACTTCTGGAGGTATACCGTTTAGCTCTGCGAATGGCACATAAAATGGGCTGATTCAGCTGGCAGCAGTTTACTAGATGCAGATAGGTGCATTTCTGAACTAGGAAGACTGAAGGTAAATGTAACTACCGACACACCAAAGGTGCTGGAGAAAGCATGACAAATGCAGCAATAAGGCAAAGCCTATAGCAACCAAGATTCGCAGGAAGCGAATCACTGAGTGTGAAGGTTTGACTGCTGCTACTGCTATTTAGATACAGTTACACTACCTTGAGATCTGAAGTTGAAGAGGGGAGGTAGAGGGCGGCCGTTAGGTAGACGGGTGTTTGGATCTCTCAACTCGTCAAAGAACGGGTGCATGCAGGCTTCCATCTGAAGAACGGTTCCATGGTTAGAACATAAATGAGCTCATAGTCTATCAATCTGCAATTTGGAAGGCAACATAAGAAAATGATCATGTGGCCTTACAGCAGTGCACCGAAGATCTGGCGAGTATTGGAGAAACCTGCTGACAAGGTCCATTGCTTCAGGTGGAAGCTTTTTCTGAAAAACCTGAATAAAAAGAAAATTTTGAGGTAACAGAGGAACCATGAGAAAATATGTTGATTTAATTTTGCGCCTGAGCATATAGATGACATGAAAATGACTTCTATGTTAATTATTATTTCTCACTATTTAACGACAGTCATTGTTTCCAAAAGTATGCACCAAATCGAACAGCTGCTGCACAACAGCCACTAATCAAGCATGGCAGACATAATATGCAAATTACCTTGTGCCATGGGTGAGCCTTAATTTGTGGGAACTTGAACTCCGTGTAGTTTGGATTCATGCACTTGatctcttcccttgttggagtacCCAAGACCTGCAAGGCAGACTGAACATGTCATTGTAAAGAATACAGGTCTCAGGACAGACCAGTTTAAGATGTCATATAAGTTTTCACCTTGATAATCTCAACCAGCTGATCAACTCCACTTTCCCCAGGAAAAAGAGGCTGCATGGATGAATATTATGAGAAGCAGCTACAGAGTAAAATGAAATGACTATATGCGTGAACAAAACCTGTCCAAGAAGCAGCTTTGCCATGACACAGCCTGTGGACCACAAATCAATGGCCGTAGTATATTCAGTTGCACCAAATATGAGTTCTGGTGCTCGGTAGTATCTTGAGCATATGTAGGAGATATTTGGCTCTCCCTTGACCTGCATATATTCAAAACATTACATCAAAAAAAATAGAAATCACCATGTCTTGGTAGGTTACTGGCACAACTGCACACCTTTTTTATTCTTATTATCAAGAAAGTTTAGCATGCTCTTTTCAAAATCAGCAGGACTCGTGCATTTAAATTTCAAAACCTAATATAGAAGATAACTTACCAAGACCTTTGCACTGCCAAAATCACATATTTTAAGCTGGTGTGTATGTGGGTTAACCTACAGTGGAAAGTTCACTGGGTTAGTAAAAATGTATTAGTGGTTCTTCAAATTTGTTTAGTAATTGTTCTTCCTGATGTAAAGAAAGCTCAACTGGCCAAACAATTCAGAGGGTGAGGAAAGATATGTATAGCACAACATATTAAGCAATAAGCATAGAAAGGGAGGTTAAAATCTCACGAGAACGTTCTGTGGTTTGATATCACGGTGGCAGATGCCAACACAGTTGTGTATATAAGCAAGTGCTCGACATATCTGCAAAGTTATGAGATTACTGGAACAATAATTAGACGACTTGTAAAGCTAATACTCAATATCAAAAGACAACTGAAGGAACAATTCTGTTGCATGGCCGGGACATTATATTCTGACTTGAGCAACTACAAAGAGCAAACAGATTACAGATTACAGATATATGACAGAACTCATTAACTAAACTTTTATCTGTAGTAAGAAGAAGCAAGTAAATAACAAGGATGCACTAATGTGTGATTCATCGGTTATACAGTAGATGGTCTATTGGAGTCCCTAGTAGAGATAACGTTCACACTACTACAAAAATGTGCACATAATTATCTCAGAAAAAAAACGTATGGCATCTACTCGCCTGTGTGATATACTGATATATACAAAGAAAATAGCGCCTTCTGATTAAGTAaacatacaagaagaaagttgtAGAACATAAATTCAAAGACTGTAGAACTGACAGGCTGGTTCGGTTGTACGTTTGGATGTCTCAGAATTTATTTTGGGTTGTTAGTCAAGCCATCAATGTGAATAACTAATCTGAAACTTGTAGATAGGTCCCAATACAGTACTCAAGTATTGGAACATAAGTTTCAAGCAGGCATGAGGACAAAAATGTGCTGCAACTAATTAGGGAACATATCATATACCACGAGTTCCACATCACAGCATAACTAGTGCAACGATTAACTTTAAAATATTTTTTGTAAAAACAAATAAAGATGGAGGACAATTGTGCAAAGCATAGCATCGTTCAGAAAATTAACTGCCAGGTCAGGTCAGACCTGATAAGTGTATAGTTTGACATAAATGAGGGGCACTCTTTGATTCATTCTGTTGTACTGTCTTGCCATCCGGTTTACTGTCTCTGGAACGAACTCAAGGACAAGATTAAGATAAAGCTCATTCCTTTCAGTGGTTGAGAAGAAGTAATGCTTAAGACCAACAATGTTCGGATGGTCAAGCATATGCATAATTTGCAATTCCCTGTTTTTGTAACGCTTATCTTGAAGAACCTTTTTGATGGCAACGACTTCTCCTGTTTCTCGACATTTCGCCTGAAGAGTTGACAATAAGAGGTTATATGCCATTGACAATCAGTTGAGCATAGACCAGTTTAGACAACGCAAATGCCAGAAGTTTACCTGAAATACAACCCCAAAAGAACCAGTTCCAACCACATGTTCAGCAATATAACTGACGGACTGTTTCATTAACCACCATATCAGCAAATTGTGCTTTGACAGCCAAACATTATAGATTGTCAAGATGAATGTAACATCACCTTTACCTGTTTAGGCAGACCATTTCGACCACGGATTGTGGTTGCAATTATTTGACCAGCTTCAGAACCAGAATCTGCAACCACATCTGGCTCATTGTCCTGAAAATGTAGAATTGAGTCACTTTATCCAGTAAAACAAGTTGCAGAGTTGATCAACAATTATCCTTAGGCTTGCTGTGGATATACATGAGGCATAACAGAGCAAAGCCAGAGCATAAAACTGCATTCCCAGGTTCTAGAACACACTGCAAATCTGCGGCAGAGCAGAATCACGCAGTGCCATTTCATCGTAGACTAAATACAGTGATTACTGATAAATTGCTCATTCTACCTCAAACAGTACAATTAGTTGAGTAACGAGTCAATCAAACAGGAATAGTGACCAATCAACCTAccctttcatcatcagcatcatCTGGCTTTGCATCTCTGAGCTGCATCCCCACCATCCCCCTTCCCAGGAACTCGACTGAGCTGGCCTGCCCCTTCAAGCCATTCCCCTGCCGCGACGAGCTCCCGGCGGCACCGGCATGCCTCTGCCCAGAATACGCCATCTCCTAGCTGATTGGTGAGGAATTAATGGAGATCACCAAGGTCAGCGTCTGCAAACAGCAGAGGGCTCATCTCCTTGCCAGCAGAAGGATCAGCCTACTGCCAATGCAGCTCCCTCCACCACCTGCTTCAACAACAGCTGCCCACAACAAATTTCGGTCAAGATTAACTCGGAATGGATAAATCCCCCAGAAAATAATCGTCAGGAAATAATAAATTGTTCTTCAGTCAGAGCACACATCTCCTGAAAAAAAAAACATCAGCCGAATTTGTACCCACCCAGAGACCTAGAAGATCCACTGAATAAAAAAACCAGCGACTCTCTCCAAATCGTGAGGGACAAATCCCTCAGGAAATTGGACCAAGATCCTCCGAGACAATTGGGTCGAACCAGCCGCAAACCGGGCCGGCGCGGGCAATAAAGATGAACTTTTTCTCCGGCGGGATCAGAGAATCCAAGAACCATTACCTGAAACCAAACCTGCCGGGGAGATCGAAGGCCGAAAATTCTGGAGCAGATCAAGCCGCAGCCCCTCAGCGGTTCCACGGTTCCCGCGATTCTTCTCCCTGCACGAACCGCTGGTTTCGGGGCGGCGGAGGGGGGCGACGGTCACCGGGCCGGCCGGCCAGTAGGTAATGGTGACTGACGAGTGAGGGAGGGAGAGTGGGAGTGAGTGGAGGGCAGGGGGCggctgctcctccccttctaccCTCCAAACTTTTCTTTTTCTGGCACTCAACATTATTGGCATGGAGTAGAAAAatagttgaggaggaggaggtgatggcGAGCATGTGAACCGAAAGAAAGGAGGAAAGATACAAACTGAGGCTGAGACTCTGAAGAACTGTGAAGGTGACGCCTTTTTTTTGCAGTCAATTTGGCAGCGAAATTTGTGTGGATTgactgatggatggatggatggataataCTAGATGAGATAAATGACCCAGAAAGAAAGTGAGCAAGGTGAGAGGTTTCTTACCTGCATATCAATTAACGACGCACTGATACATGCACACATCTCAATTTTCTATGACACTACACGGCCCTGTATTCTATCCTATAACGGTAAAATTGATCCTGAATAACTATCTTTCCTTCACATGCAAGCTTgcacatcattacaattgaaaccACGTGATCCATCAACACTTCGTCTCCTGGCCTAACCTCATGTTCATGATGTACTTTATATATCCATTGGATATTCAAGTGATTGTGTTTGATCAATGTAACCATCATAGATAATCAGACTTTTGCTTATGATTAAGAACTTATTTATGTGGGTTAGTACCTCTGTCATCCCTCGATGACTTCTTGGTGGCTATAACATAAAATGTTGAGAATTAACTAAAACAAAAGATATTTCAGGTTGTATCTATTACACTACACATTTTTACTTTCCTTTATTTTGCTCTCTTTTTTGCTGTTAGCTTCCGTTTGT from Triticum aestivum cultivar Chinese Spring chromosome 4A, IWGSC CS RefSeq v2.1, whole genome shotgun sequence harbors:
- the LOC123087695 gene encoding shaggy-related protein kinase kappa isoform X3, whose product is MAYSGQRHAGAAGSSSRQGNGLKGQASSVEFLGRGMVGMQLRDAKPDDADDERDNEPDVVADSGSEAGQIIATTIRGRNGLPKQVKSVSYIAEHVVGTGSFGVVFQAKCRETGEVVAIKKVLQDKRYKNRELQIMHMLDHPNIVGLKHYFFSTTERNELYLNLVLEFVPETVNRMARQYNRMNQRVPLIYVKLYTYQICRALAYIHNCVGICHRDIKPQNVLVNPHTHQLKICDFGSAKVLVKGEPNISYICSRYYRAPELIFGATEYTTAIDLWSTGCVMAKLLLGQPLFPGESGVDQLVEIIKVLGTPTREEIKCMNPNYTEFKFPQIKAHPWHKVFQKKLPPEAMDLVSRFLQYSPDLRCTAMEACMHPFFDELRDPNTRLPNGRPLPPLFNFRSQELNGIPPEVVERLVPEHARRQNLFMALRT
- the LOC123087695 gene encoding shaggy-related protein kinase kappa isoform X4, with product MAYSGQRHAGAAGSSSRQGNGLKGQASSVEFLGRGMVGMQLRDAKPDDADDERDNEPDVVADSGSEAGQIIATTIRGRNGLPKQSVSYIAEHVVGTGSFGVVFQAKCRETGEVVAIKKVLQDKRYKNRELQIMHMLDHPNIVGLKHYFFSTTERNELYLNLVLEFVPETVNRMARQYNRMNQRVPLIYVKLYTYQICRALAYIHNCVGICHRDIKPQNVLVNPHTHQLKICDFGSAKVLVKGEPNISYICSRYYRAPELIFGATEYTTAIDLWSTGCVMAKLLLGQPLFPGESGVDQLVEIIKVLGTPTREEIKCMNPNYTEFKFPQIKAHPWHKVFQKKLPPEAMDLVSRFLQYSPDLRCTAMEACMHPFFDELRDPNTRLPNGRPLPPLFNFRSQELNGIPPEVVERLVPEHARRQNLFMALRT
- the LOC123087695 gene encoding shaggy-related protein kinase kappa isoform X1: MAYSGQRHAGAAGSSSRQGNGLKGQASSVEFLGRGMVGMQLRDAKPDDADDERDNEPDVVADSGSEAGQIIATTIRGRNGLPKQVKSVSYIAEHVVGTGSFGVVFQAKCRETGEVVAIKKVLQDKRYKNRELQIMHMLDHPNIVGLKHYFFSTTERNELYLNLVLEFVPETVNRMARQYNRMNQRVPLIYVKLYTYQICRALAYIHNCVGICHRDIKPQNVLVNPHTHQLKICDFGSAKVLVKGEPNISYICSRYYRAPELIFGATEYTTAIDLWSTGCVMAKLLLGQPLFPGESGVDQLVEIIKSALQVLGTPTREEIKCMNPNYTEFKFPQIKAHPWHKVFQKKLPPEAMDLVSRFLQYSPDLRCTAMEACMHPFFDELRDPNTRLPNGRPLPPLFNFRSQELNGIPPEVVERLVPEHARRQNLFMALRT
- the LOC123087695 gene encoding shaggy-related protein kinase kappa isoform X2; protein product: MAYSGQRHAGAAGSSSRQGNGLKGQASSVEFLGRGMVGMQLRDAKPDDADDERDNEPDVVADSGSEAGQIIATTIRGRNGLPKQSVSYIAEHVVGTGSFGVVFQAKCRETGEVVAIKKVLQDKRYKNRELQIMHMLDHPNIVGLKHYFFSTTERNELYLNLVLEFVPETVNRMARQYNRMNQRVPLIYVKLYTYQICRALAYIHNCVGICHRDIKPQNVLVNPHTHQLKICDFGSAKVLVKGEPNISYICSRYYRAPELIFGATEYTTAIDLWSTGCVMAKLLLGQPLFPGESGVDQLVEIIKSALQVLGTPTREEIKCMNPNYTEFKFPQIKAHPWHKVFQKKLPPEAMDLVSRFLQYSPDLRCTAMEACMHPFFDELRDPNTRLPNGRPLPPLFNFRSQELNGIPPEVVERLVPEHARRQNLFMALRT